The Petrotoga mobilis SJ95 genomic sequence TAGGGTTGTTTGGCGAGCAGTAGTGTTTTCCATCTAAATCACTCCTATTTTGATGTATGAGCTAAATTGTAATTAAATTTTTGAACGTATAACTGTTTTGTTTTGAATAAGGTACTACTTGAAACAAATCCATGTTGAAACAAAATTCCAGATCATCTTTGAGCCCAAGGTTTTTAAGCCTTTTGGCATGATCGGAATTCATAATTAAACTTCTCTTGCTATTTGTTAAATTTAAAGATACTTTTGCGCCATCGTTCAAGTGGTAAGTTTGCTTTTCCATGATTCTTTGAACAAATAATCCAGCTAAATATGAATCTTCTAAAGAAACGACCCCATTGGTACCAGAGCACACTATGCCAATATTTTGAAAATCCCTCTGTATTATGAAATCTACGACAGAAGAGAAATTTAGCAACGAAAGGGCAATCGTATCCCCAAGTTCGTTTATTTTTTTCATAGCTTTAGATCCGTTGGAAGTGGTTAGTACAATCGATTTTTTCCTTATTTTATCAGAATTATTTAAAAATTCCAACGGAGAATTGCCAAAATCAAAACCTTCTAACTTTATAGCCCCTCGTTCTCCAGCGAGTAAATATCCCATATTTTTCAATTCTTTTGCCATGTTGATGTCGTCTGTTACAAAAATTTCTTCAGCACCACAATGTAGTAATGCTGATATGCTAGAAGTAGCCCTTAAAAGATCGATAAGGACATAGATCTGATGATTTTTTATATTCTCATTCGGTAGAAAATAGACATTCAATTCTCGTTCAAAAAGACTTTCTTCTGTTATCTTAATCGATCTCCTTTTCTTCTGGAGTGAGATAGGTTTCTAGCCCATAATATTCGAGATGCCACGTTTCGTTTAAAGAAGCTAAAACGTATCTATAATCTCCTTCATATATAACGTGTGAGACAGACGTATTGTCAACTCTAAAAGAAGTGTGTTGATTAAGTGGAATATTGAGAATCCATGAAATAATGGTCCTAATGGTTAAACCATGTGCAACTACCACTATTCTATCCTCTAAGTTATGCTCCTTAACTATCCTTTTTATTGCCCTTACCGCTCTTCTTTGAACATCACCTAAAGCCTCAACACCTTCCACCAATGCCCAGATATCTTTATGCCAATATTCTAATTCTTCTTTGTAATTAAGAAGTATCTCTTCTAACTTTTTCCCATCCCAACTTCCTATATTACATTCGTTCAAATCAGGATCTTTTACTATTTGCAAATTGTGGTATTGATTGATGATTTCTCCCGTTTTAATAGCTCTTTTTAGAGCGGATGTATACATTGCATCTATTTTCATATCTTTAAATCTTTCTGCGGTTGCCTTCGCCTGACTAATTCCTTCTTCATCAAGCTCTACGTCTCTTTGACCTTGCCAAATTCCCATTTTGTTCCAAAGTGTAGCTCCATGTCTTACTAAATAAATATCCAAAACTCAAACACCTCCAATTATTCCCATTCTATTGTAGCAGGGGGTTTTGATGAAATATCGTAAACCACTCTTGTAATTTCTTCAACTTCGTTGGTTATTCTGCTGGAAACTAAGTCCAAAATTTCAAAGGGAACCTTAGACCAATCTGCAGTCATTCCTTCCACACTATCAACGGATCTTAAAGCTGCCACATAGCCATAACTTCTTTTATCCCCAGTTATACCAACCGTTTTTACCGGTATTAAAACAGCGAAAGCCTGCCATACTTTATCGTACCAGCCTGTTTCTTTAAGGGTGTTTATAAAAATATTGTCTACCTTTTTTAAAATGGTGAGTTTTTCATCGTTTATTTCTCCCATGATTCGAATCGCCAATCCCGGTCCTGGAAATGGATGCCTGTACAGTATCTCTCTTGGGAGACCTAAGATTTCTCCAACGCTTCTAACTTCGTCTTTGAAAAGTTCTTTAAGTGGTTCCACTATTTTTAAATCTATATCCTCTGGAAGCCCTCCCACGTTGTGATGGCTCTTTATCTTGAATGTCTTTTTCCCGGATTTTGCACTTTCTATGACATCTGAATATATTGTTCCCTGTATTAAATACTCGCAACCTTCTTCTTTTTTTGCTTCTTGCTCAAAAACCCTTATAAACTCTTCCCCTATGATCTTACGTTTTTGTTCGGGATCGGTGACCCCTTTTAATTTGCTTAAAAATCGCTCCTGGGCGTCTACTGTTGTCAAATTCAAACCCATATAATCTCTGAACGTGCTTTCAACTTCTTCAACTTCGTTCATTCTCAAAAAACCATGGTTTACAAAGATAGCTTT encodes the following:
- the guaA gene encoding glutamine-hydrolyzing GMP synthase; the protein is MEKILVIDYGSQYTQLLAKRIRDLGVFSEVIQYDDNISLSNVKGIILSGGPDSVYNIDAPDISDEILNAELPILGICYGMQLIAKKLGGKVEQRGIAEYGKTKINITDQSLLFKKIPSTFNVWMSHKDMVTKVPEKFKITSLTSNNIISSFENESENIYCIQFHPEVRHTEFGIDILKNFIQGICGLKGSWTLMDFVENKIKEIKDTIGDKKAIIALSGGVDSSVAAVLTHRAIGNNLKAIFVNHGFLRMNEVEEVESTFRDYMGLNLTTVDAQERFLSKLKGVTDPEQKRKIIGEEFIRVFEQEAKKEEGCEYLIQGTIYSDVIESAKSGKKTFKIKSHHNVGGLPEDIDLKIVEPLKELFKDEVRSVGEILGLPREILYRHPFPGPGLAIRIMGEINDEKLTILKKVDNIFINTLKETGWYDKVWQAFAVLIPVKTVGITGDKRSYGYVAALRSVDSVEGMTADWSKVPFEILDLVSSRITNEVEEITRVVYDISSKPPATIEWE
- a CDS encoding histidine phosphatase family protein, with the translated sequence MDIYLVRHGATLWNKMGIWQGQRDVELDEEGISQAKATAERFKDMKIDAMYTSALKRAIKTGEIINQYHNLQIVKDPDLNECNIGSWDGKKLEEILLNYKEELEYWHKDIWALVEGVEALGDVQRRAVRAIKRIVKEHNLEDRIVVVAHGLTIRTIISWILNIPLNQHTSFRVDNTSVSHVIYEGDYRYVLASLNETWHLEYYGLETYLTPEEKEID
- a CDS encoding 2-phosphosulfolactate phosphatase: MNVYFLPNENIKNHQIYVLIDLLRATSSISALLHCGAEEIFVTDDINMAKELKNMGYLLAGERGAIKLEGFDFGNSPLEFLNNSDKIRKKSIVLTTSNGSKAMKKINELGDTIALSLLNFSSVVDFIIQRDFQNIGIVCSGTNGVVSLEDSYLAGLFVQRIMEKQTYHLNDGAKVSLNLTNSKRSLIMNSDHAKRLKNLGLKDDLEFCFNMDLFQVVPYSKQNSYTFKNLITI